The sequence CGCGGCGCTCACCGCCACCAGCGTCAGTGTCTCGGTGCAGACCCTGCAAGAGCTGGGCCGGCTGAAATCGAAAGAAGGAATGGTGACGCTGGGGGCGGCGATCATCGACGATGTCCTGGGCATCCTCGTGCTCAGCATCATCCTGGCGATGGTCGGGCAGGGCGGCAGCCCGCTGATGGCGATGGTGCGCATCGCTCTTTTCTTCCCCCTCGCCCTGGTCGGCGGGCGGCTGCTGGTGGGGCCCTTGCTGCGGTGGATCGACCGCCATCATGCCAAAGAAGCCGGCTTCGCCCTCATCGTCGCCCTCGTCTTGGTCTATGCTTGGGCAGCCGAAGAATGGGGCGGGCTGGCGGCCATCACCGGGGCCTATGTGGCCGGCGTCCTGGTGGCGCGGCTCCCCGAAGCCCGCTCGTGGGTGACAGAGGGAGCCAGTAAGGTCGGTTACGGGCTGTTCGTGCCGGTCTTTTTCGTTAGCGTCGGTCTGGCGACGGACGTGCGCAGCGTGATGTCGGCGCCGTGGCTCAGCCTGGTGGTCATCGTCGTCGCCGTCATCACCAAAATGTTCGGCTCCGGCGTCGGCGCCCGGCTGGGCGGCTGCACCTGGCCCGAGGCTAAAGCGGTGGGGGCGGGGATGGTCGCCCGCGGCGAAGTGGCGCTGGTGATGGCCACGCTCGGCCTCAGCAGTGGCCTGCTCGATCAGACAACGTTCGGCGTGGTCATCCTCATGACCCTGGTGACGACGCTGTTGACGCCTTTCTTGCTCAAGTTTGTCCTTCCAGCAACCTCATCCCTGGCCGCGGCTGACGCCGCCTTCGCCCCGCGCGAGGGACTGACCCCGGCCCTGGACTGATCCGGCCCTTCTCACTCATTCTTGCGGAGGTCATCCCATGTTCGAACGACCCTGGCGACGGGTGCTGTTCCCGTTTGCCGTCCTCACCCTGGTCATGCTGGCGTTCAGCAGCATCGCTTCGGCCCAAACTACCGAACCGCCCAGCAACGATGAGCTGGCGACAGCGATCAATATCATGTGGATGCTGATCGCCGGCTTCCTCATCTTCTTCATGCAGGCGGGCTTCGCCCTGGTCGAGACCGGTTTCACTCGCGCCAAGAATGTGGCCCACACGATGATGATGAACATGATGGTGTTCTGCGTTGGCGCCATCGGCTATTGGCTGGTCGGCTTCGCCTTGCAGTTTGGCGCCGTCAACTTCACCTATCCGGCGGTTGGCGCCGCGGCCGCGTGGGCGCATTCGCCCGTGACCCTGGGCGACTGGTCGGGCCTGTTGGCCACGCCCTTGCTCCGCTTTGGACAATTCGGCATCCTGGGCGGCAGCGGTTTCGCCCTGGGTGGTCTGACGGCCAGTGGCATCCTGGCCTTCTTCATCTTCCAGATGGTGTTCATGGACACGGCCGCCACCATCCCCACCGGCTCGATGGCCGAGCGCCTGAAGTGGCCGGGCTTCATTCTCATGGGCTTGTGGGTCAGCATGTTCATTTATCCGCTGGCGGGCAACTGGGTGTGGGGCGGCGGCTGGTTGCAGAACCTGGGCCGGAGCCTGGGCCTGGGCAACGGCGCCGTCGATTTCGCTGGTTCGGGCGTGGTGCATATGGTCGGCGGGTCGCTCGCCCTGGTGGGGGCCATTGTCATCGGGCCGCGCATCGGGCGTTTCAACAAGGACGGCTCGGCCAATGCCATGCCCGGCCACAACATCCCCATGGGCATCCTGGGCACGATCATCCTTTTCTTCGGCTGGTTCGGCTTCAATCCCGGTTCGTCGCTCAGCTTCATCGGCGCCGGGCGCGACCTGGCCGTGCTGGCTGCCGTCAATACACTGTTGGCGGGCGCGGCCGGCGCCATTTCGGCCATGACCTATATGTGGGCCTTCGGCCCCACTAAACGGCCCGACCCCGGTCTGTCGGTCAACGGCCTGCTGGCCGGGCTGGTGGCGATCACGGCTCCCTGCGCCTTCGTCTCGCCGCTTTCGGCTGTGGTCATCGGCCTGGTGGCGGGAGTCTTGGTCTGTTTTGCCACTTTCGCGCTGGAGAAGCTGCGCATCGATGACCCGGTGGGCGCGGCGCCGGTGCATCTGGTCAATGGCGTCTGGGGTTTGCTGGCGGTGGGCATCTTCGCCAACGGCAACCCGGCCACGGCCGGCTGGAACGGCGTAGCCACGCCGGTGACGGGCCTGCTGTATGGCGGCTCTGGCCAGATGGCGGCGCAGTTCCTGGAGATCGTAGCCATTTTCGCTACCGTCGGCGGCCTGAGCTATGTCTTCTTCCGGGTGGTGAACGCGCTCAAGCTGCTGCGCTCGGCCCCGGCTGATGAACTGGCCGGCCTGGACATCCCCGAGATGGGCGCACCCGGCTACACCTCGGTGGATGTGCTCATGCACGGTGGCCGCCTCATCCCGCAGATGCCGGGCAAAGCGCGTGTATCGGCCACAGGCGTTTCGGCAAGCTGAGCGATCGTGCTCCGTGCGCCCATCCAGCGCCGTTTCCCGCGGAACGCCGGACCACGCACCACGGAACACGAAACACGGACCACGAAACACGAAACACGCAACCAAGGAGAATGACAGATGACGAAGAA is a genomic window of Caldilineales bacterium containing:
- a CDS encoding cation:proton antiporter, which produces MTSIHLLLPLALILVGARLIGRLSQRLGLPGVLGELMAGVLLGPSLLGLIHPNEVISAVADIGVLLLMFIAGLETDLLQLRRLGKASTSAAAAGVILPLLGGLIAGQAFGLSWATSLFLGAALTATSVSVSVQTLQELGRLKSKEGMVTLGAAIIDDVLGILVLSIILAMVGQGGSPLMAMVRIALFFPLALVGGRLLVGPLLRWIDRHHAKEAGFALIVALVLVYAWAAEEWGGLAAITGAYVAGVLVARLPEARSWVTEGASKVGYGLFVPVFFVSVGLATDVRSVMSAPWLSLVVIVVAVITKMFGSGVGARLGGCTWPEAKAVGAGMVARGEVALVMATLGLSSGLLDQTTFGVVILMTLVTTLLTPFLLKFVLPATSSLAAADAAFAPREGLTPALD
- a CDS encoding ammonium transporter; translated protein: MFERPWRRVLFPFAVLTLVMLAFSSIASAQTTEPPSNDELATAINIMWMLIAGFLIFFMQAGFALVETGFTRAKNVAHTMMMNMMVFCVGAIGYWLVGFALQFGAVNFTYPAVGAAAAWAHSPVTLGDWSGLLATPLLRFGQFGILGGSGFALGGLTASGILAFFIFQMVFMDTAATIPTGSMAERLKWPGFILMGLWVSMFIYPLAGNWVWGGGWLQNLGRSLGLGNGAVDFAGSGVVHMVGGSLALVGAIVIGPRIGRFNKDGSANAMPGHNIPMGILGTIILFFGWFGFNPGSSLSFIGAGRDLAVLAAVNTLLAGAAGAISAMTYMWAFGPTKRPDPGLSVNGLLAGLVAITAPCAFVSPLSAVVIGLVAGVLVCFATFALEKLRIDDPVGAAPVHLVNGVWGLLAVGIFANGNPATAGWNGVATPVTGLLYGGSGQMAAQFLEIVAIFATVGGLSYVFFRVVNALKLLRSAPADELAGLDIPEMGAPGYTSVDVLMHGGRLIPQMPGKARVSATGVSAS